The following are encoded together in the Raineyella sp. LH-20 genome:
- a CDS encoding L-threonylcarbamoyladenylate synthase: protein MAKYFDVHPVNPQSRSIQQAVDILRGGGLVAYPTDSCYALGCRMGNKEGLDRIRQIRKLDDKHHFTLVCSNFAQLGQYVQMDNAVFRAVKAATPGPYTFILPATREVPKAMVHPKKRTVGVRVPQHVTALTLLDALGEPLMSSTLLLPGFEEPLTDGWQIKEELDHQVDAVIDSGDCGVEPTTVVNFTGDEVTVDRIGAGDPTPFE, encoded by the coding sequence ATGGCGAAGTATTTCGACGTCCACCCGGTCAACCCGCAGTCCCGGTCCATCCAGCAGGCGGTCGACATCCTGCGCGGTGGTGGACTCGTGGCCTACCCGACCGACTCCTGCTACGCGCTCGGCTGCCGGATGGGCAACAAGGAAGGCCTCGACCGGATCCGACAGATCCGCAAGCTGGACGACAAGCACCACTTCACCCTCGTCTGCTCCAACTTCGCGCAGCTGGGTCAGTACGTCCAGATGGACAACGCCGTCTTCCGCGCGGTCAAGGCCGCCACCCCCGGCCCGTACACCTTCATCCTGCCGGCGACCCGCGAGGTGCCCAAGGCGATGGTGCACCCGAAGAAGCGTACGGTCGGCGTCCGGGTGCCCCAGCACGTCACCGCACTGACCCTGCTCGACGCGCTGGGCGAGCCGCTGATGTCGAGCACGCTGCTGCTGCCGGGCTTCGAGGAGCCGCTGACCGACGGCTGGCAGATCAAGGAGGAGCTCGACCACCAGGTGGACGCGGTGATCGACTCCGGCGACTGCGGCGTCGAGCCGACCACCGTGGTGAACTTCACCGGTGACGAGGTCACCGTCGACCGGATCGGCGCCGGGGACCCGACCCCCTTCGAGTGA
- a CDS encoding DUF4870 domain-containing protein — protein sequence MQTNPYGSNPYGTGPSGAPPYAAGPYDPRIGHSPSMTTGEERSVAILAHLSAIIAMIVSAGWLSFVGPLIVWFLYKDRSDFVRNAAAGSFNFNVWAWVMNVVAWILLFTVVLAPFAVVLWIVAGVMTLWCHIRGAILANRGELYRYPATIGLLH from the coding sequence ATGCAGACCAACCCCTACGGCTCCAATCCCTACGGCACTGGACCGTCCGGCGCCCCGCCGTACGCGGCCGGCCCGTACGATCCCCGCATCGGCCACTCCCCCTCGATGACCACTGGCGAGGAACGTTCGGTCGCGATCCTGGCCCACCTGTCGGCGATCATCGCGATGATCGTGAGCGCCGGCTGGCTCAGCTTCGTCGGCCCGCTCATCGTCTGGTTCCTCTACAAGGACCGCAGTGACTTCGTCCGCAACGCCGCTGCCGGTTCGTTCAACTTCAATGTCTGGGCCTGGGTGATGAATGTCGTCGCCTGGATCCTGCTGTTCACCGTCGTCCTCGCCCCTTTCGCGGTCGTGCTGTGGATCGTCGCCGGCGTCATGACCCTGTGGTGCCACATCCGCGGAGCGATCCTCGCCAACCGCGGCGAGCTCTACCGCTACCCCGCGACCATCGGCCTGCTCCACTGA
- a CDS encoding acylphosphatase, with protein sequence MRERPLEELHAVVHGHVQGVGFRFWTERQAARIGLVGWVANRPNGTVEIIAQGTHAQVIELLRTLKSSMTPGQVERLEREIRTPTVRYEDFGITY encoded by the coding sequence ATGAGAGAACGGCCCCTGGAAGAGCTGCACGCGGTGGTGCACGGCCATGTGCAGGGCGTCGGATTCCGCTTCTGGACCGAACGCCAGGCGGCCCGGATCGGGCTGGTCGGCTGGGTCGCCAACCGGCCGAACGGGACCGTCGAGATCATTGCCCAGGGCACCCACGCCCAGGTGATCGAACTGCTGCGTACGCTCAAGTCCTCGATGACGCCGGGGCAGGTCGAGCGGCTCGAGCGGGAGATCCGCACCCCCACCGTCCGCTACGAGGACTTCGGTATCACCTACTGA
- a CDS encoding acyl-CoA thioesterase: MPTRSPVETLRFLAAPTDVLFDGEDIVNGGRILEWIDKAAYAVAASWSGHYCVTAYVGHVSFRHGIPSGHLVEVEARIVYTGRTSMHIQCTVRHSDPKTLRWAEATNCLVIFVATDGQGHSVPVAEFDPITARERAHAKAAVGRAGIRKEIEDEMARQAYTADGTAPKVVTRFLAQPTDVNWGGKVHGGTAMEWIDQAAWLCASQWSGMTPTVVYSGGVRFYRPIHIGHVVELEARLLRTNRKTMDISVHVRSGDPRTDQRELTTHCAITYGVRGPDGRLCDIPQWRPVSAEDEALAAHALRLRKIRGHRVPGLTTG; this comes from the coding sequence GTGCCCACCCGATCCCCCGTGGAGACCCTGCGGTTCCTCGCCGCCCCGACCGACGTCCTGTTCGACGGTGAGGACATCGTCAACGGCGGGCGGATCCTGGAGTGGATCGACAAGGCGGCGTACGCCGTCGCCGCGAGCTGGAGCGGTCACTACTGCGTCACCGCGTACGTCGGCCACGTCTCCTTCCGCCACGGCATCCCGTCGGGACACCTGGTGGAGGTCGAGGCACGGATCGTCTACACCGGGCGCACGTCGATGCACATCCAGTGCACCGTACGCCACTCCGATCCGAAGACGCTGCGCTGGGCCGAGGCGACCAACTGTCTGGTCATCTTCGTCGCCACCGACGGCCAGGGGCACTCGGTGCCGGTCGCGGAGTTCGATCCGATCACCGCCCGGGAACGGGCGCACGCCAAGGCGGCCGTCGGCCGGGCGGGGATCCGCAAGGAGATCGAGGACGAGATGGCCCGCCAGGCCTACACCGCCGACGGGACCGCCCCGAAGGTCGTCACCCGCTTCCTGGCCCAGCCGACCGACGTGAACTGGGGCGGCAAGGTGCACGGTGGCACCGCGATGGAGTGGATCGACCAGGCGGCCTGGCTGTGCGCCAGCCAGTGGTCCGGGATGACGCCGACCGTGGTCTACTCCGGCGGCGTACGGTTCTATCGGCCGATCCACATCGGCCATGTCGTCGAGCTCGAGGCCCGGCTGCTGCGGACCAACCGCAAGACGATGGACATCTCGGTGCACGTCCGGTCCGGCGACCCCCGCACGGACCAGCGGGAGCTCACCACCCACTGTGCGATCACCTACGGTGTCCGGGGCCCGGACGGTCGGCTGTGCGACATCCCGCAGTGGCGGCCGGTGTCGGCCGAGGACGAGGCGCTGGCGGCACACGCCCTCCGGCTCCGCAAGATCCGCGGGCACCGGGTCCCCGGGCTGACCACCGGCTAG
- a CDS encoding DUF4921 family protein, which yields MSSAVLIPSAQLMQEMADGTIKQVNPFSGTEVWTVPGRAHRPLGISHPSPQPLRTEDHGRWCAFCEQRYLETPPEKSRMVRDGDGWRQLDGVGADHLHDTVAEFRRIPNLFEIVSYDYWRANYGYDMPADLQRRMDDYLATTLGRDHVLRIVQTRMRAAGLSNSDWAALSEDERRAQAAGFFGGGHDVIVARRHFTDGAYDDTGLASSGTLTAEEHYRYMTFTVEAMKRLYAANRYVRYVAAFQNWLKPAGASFDHLHKQLVAIDERGVNNELEIERIRANPNLYNEAAVNYAGYHNLVVAENDHAVAFAGFGHRYPTLEVYSKSAAPVPWKATEEEVRAMSDLLHACHAATGVDVPSNEEWYHRPIDVLEPMPWRIMLKWRVSNLAGFEGGTKIYLNTLSPTTVRDRVVPKLYELRDRGRIAPMRIATEARCEPNSLRYIEQLRH from the coding sequence ATGTCCTCAGCAGTGCTCATTCCGTCCGCACAGCTCATGCAGGAGATGGCTGACGGCACGATCAAGCAGGTCAACCCGTTCAGCGGCACCGAGGTGTGGACCGTGCCGGGTCGGGCGCACCGCCCCCTGGGCATCAGCCACCCCTCGCCGCAGCCGTTGCGTACCGAGGACCACGGCCGCTGGTGCGCGTTCTGCGAGCAGCGCTACCTCGAGACCCCGCCGGAGAAGTCCCGGATGGTCCGCGACGGCGACGGCTGGCGCCAGCTCGACGGGGTCGGCGCCGACCACCTCCACGACACTGTCGCCGAGTTCCGCCGGATCCCGAACCTGTTCGAGATCGTGTCGTACGACTACTGGCGCGCCAACTACGGCTACGACATGCCCGCCGACCTGCAGCGCCGGATGGACGACTACCTGGCCACCACGCTCGGCCGCGACCACGTCCTGCGGATCGTGCAGACCCGGATGCGCGCCGCCGGGCTCTCCAACAGCGACTGGGCGGCGCTGTCCGAGGACGAGCGACGGGCCCAGGCGGCAGGCTTCTTCGGCGGCGGCCACGACGTGATCGTCGCCCGGCGGCACTTCACCGACGGGGCGTACGACGACACCGGCCTCGCCTCGTCGGGCACCCTCACCGCTGAGGAGCACTACCGGTACATGACCTTCACCGTCGAGGCGATGAAGCGTCTCTACGCGGCGAACCGCTACGTACGTTACGTGGCGGCGTTCCAGAACTGGCTCAAGCCGGCCGGCGCCTCCTTCGACCACCTGCACAAGCAGTTGGTGGCGATCGACGAGCGGGGCGTCAACAACGAGCTGGAGATCGAGCGGATCCGGGCCAACCCGAACCTCTACAACGAGGCCGCGGTGAACTACGCCGGCTACCACAATCTGGTGGTCGCCGAGAACGACCACGCGGTCGCCTTCGCCGGGTTCGGGCACCGCTACCCCACCCTCGAGGTCTACTCCAAGAGCGCCGCACCGGTGCCGTGGAAGGCCACCGAGGAGGAGGTCCGGGCGATGTCGGACCTGCTGCACGCCTGCCATGCAGCGACCGGCGTCGACGTGCCCAGCAACGAGGAGTGGTACCACCGCCCGATCGATGTGCTGGAGCCGATGCCGTGGCGGATCATGCTGAAGTGGCGGGTGTCGAACCTGGCCGGGTTCGAGGGCGGCACGAAGATCTACCTCAACACCCTGTCCCCCACCACGGTCCGCGACCGGGTCGTCCCGAAGCTCTACGAGCTGCGCGACCGCGGCCGGATCGCGCCGATGCGGATCGCGACCGAGGCGCGGTGCGAGCCGAACTCGCTGCGCTACATCGAGCAGCTGCGGCACTGA
- a CDS encoding MFS transporter: MIGIVVYAVAVMQRSTLGVAGIEASDHFGAGAGIVSVFVVLQLAVYAAAQVPVGLALDRFGSRRVITVGAVLMAVGQLLVGVTGSVPVAIIGRILVGLGDAMTFNSVIRLVPAWFAPHQVPILTQLTGLIGQAGQILSAIPFRAVLENAGWQTAFLAAAGASVIAAVLMGVFGRTAPSGQWRPNTSGSPAALLTSVRAVVTTPSTAAGFWVHFSTCFSAMLFPLMWGFPYLTAGLGYSPALASTLLSFFVLVAIPAGPVVGRITARHPRRRADVALLLVWLQVVCWTITLLWPGVPPVGMLVVLIVALALGGPGSNIGFDYIRTSQPPQRVGTGTGMVIMGGFIACLVSILVIGLVLDAVSTDGHDSRQAYTVALATQAPIYLIGLVGIYLSRRRLRAAGRH, translated from the coding sequence GTGATCGGAATCGTCGTCTACGCGGTCGCGGTGATGCAGCGGTCGACCCTCGGCGTCGCCGGTATCGAGGCGTCCGACCACTTCGGCGCCGGCGCCGGGATCGTGTCGGTCTTCGTGGTGCTCCAGTTGGCCGTGTACGCCGCGGCCCAGGTGCCCGTCGGGCTGGCCCTCGACCGGTTCGGCTCGCGCCGGGTGATCACCGTGGGCGCCGTCCTGATGGCCGTCGGACAACTCCTGGTCGGGGTCACCGGCTCGGTCCCGGTCGCGATCATCGGACGCATCCTGGTCGGCCTGGGCGACGCCATGACGTTCAACTCGGTGATCCGCCTCGTCCCGGCCTGGTTCGCGCCCCACCAGGTGCCGATCCTCACCCAGCTCACCGGCCTCATCGGCCAGGCCGGCCAGATCCTGTCGGCCATCCCGTTCCGCGCCGTCCTGGAGAACGCCGGCTGGCAGACCGCCTTCCTCGCCGCGGCCGGTGCCTCGGTGATCGCCGCCGTGCTGATGGGGGTCTTCGGCCGCACCGCCCCATCCGGCCAGTGGCGGCCGAACACGTCCGGTTCTCCCGCCGCACTGCTGACCAGTGTCCGCGCGGTGGTCACCACGCCATCCACCGCGGCGGGCTTCTGGGTGCATTTCAGCACCTGCTTCTCGGCGATGCTGTTCCCGCTGATGTGGGGCTTCCCCTACCTCACCGCCGGGCTGGGCTACTCCCCGGCACTGGCCAGCACGCTGCTGTCCTTCTTCGTCCTGGTGGCCATCCCAGCCGGCCCGGTGGTGGGCCGGATCACCGCCCGACATCCGCGCCGGCGCGCCGACGTAGCGCTGCTGCTGGTCTGGCTGCAGGTCGTCTGCTGGACGATCACCCTGCTGTGGCCGGGCGTCCCTCCGGTGGGGATGCTGGTGGTCCTGATCGTCGCCCTGGCGTTGGGCGGGCCCGGCTCCAACATCGGCTTCGACTACATCCGCACCTCCCAGCCGCCACAGCGGGTCGGGACCGGCACCGGGATGGTGATCATGGGCGGGTTCATCGCCTGTCTGGTGAGCATCCTGGTGATCGGTCTCGTCCTGGACGCCGTGTCGACCGACGGGCACGACAGCCGACAGGCGTACACCGTGGCGCTCGCCACCCAGGCGCCGATCTACCTGATCGGCCTGGTCGGCATCTACCTGTCCCGCCGACGACTGCGGGCCGCCGGCCGGCACTGA